A segment of the Gossypium hirsutum isolate 1008001.06 chromosome D10, Gossypium_hirsutum_v2.1, whole genome shotgun sequence genome:
tatgtaactttttaattttaattttaattgcagaAAATATTTAGTACTCACAAAATTAACTACATTTACCGCAATTTCAGCATTTCGTCGTTAATCCTATTTTCTTGTCCGATCCCATCCCATCCACACTCTTCGCTCTCTTTCCTTTAATCTGTTTTCATTTTCTGTCATTTGCAAATTGAATTTTTGGTTCTTGAATTctaggtttagggttttgagAGATGGGGCAACAGACGTTGATCTACAGCTTTGTGGCTCGTGGCACGGTGATCCTCGCTGAGTATACCGAGTTCACCGGTAACTTCACAAGCATTGCCGGTCAATGTCTCCAGAAGCTCCCTACTTCCAACAACAAATTTACCTACAATTGCGATGGCCACACCTTCAATTACCTCGTTGAGAATGGATTCAGTAtgaatgtctttttttttttccttttcatcttTTGGTTACGATTTGCGATCAGTATCTTCGTGTTATCTGATTGGTTTGGCCTTTTGTTTTCCAAATTGTAGTGGTCTCCGGACTCTTTTCTTTTTGGATTgattatttaatgattttaatatgaATACCGACATGCGGTCCTTTTTATTGTTTAGTTTTGTTGATTTCCTTGGTTTTTAGTCCTCTTGATTTTGCTTATTCGTGTAAGATTTGCGTTGGTTGTTCTCTCTTTAGTGGAATGAATCAATAAAAGAACGCGAAGATTGTTCAAATCATTGAACATGTTCTGTAATGTTCCttataaagaaagaaagttttctgGGATTTAAATATAGAGAGCAGCGGGATGTTATGACCGCTATTTTGTGGTTTTGATTATATACTGCAACTGACCACAATTAGGCAATTGCGATAAATGTTTTCTTTTTCCGTCCTGTTTCAATGGACAATGATGTATCATATGGATGTATATTATAATCTGATTAGCTTTGTTAATGCGTGATATGATACTGTATCTTTTGGTGGATGgtttttcctcttttcttcttttgataGGCAAGGTAATATTCGGTGTGAATGCATTAATGGGATGAGTCTAAACATTTTCATGTTAACCAATCATGTGTATGTATTGCGTATCTGGATTCACACCAATGACAATGCTTGCAAATGAGTTCTATGCTGGTAATAATTGTAGTACCAAATGGATTCTTCATATGCAGAAAGTAAAATTGATGTTGGGAAGCAAAAGGAAGCCTTTTTTATACATTGTTCGTTACATGTTTTGTCATGTTCATCTTTTCCATCGACAATCATATCCAGGTCACTGTCTCATTTACAATTGTAGCAGCCTGCAGTTTTTTAGCTTTCTTCGTGGTTGCATCTTGATGCAAATTCGTGCATATTGTTTTCTAGATTTAAAGCTGTTGGTTTGTGCCTTCAGAGAGAAAAAGGGAGATATAGTTATCCTTTTCTAAACATAGTCATTTTAATCATAGATTTGGATGCTGACTTCTGGTTTGAATGGGAAATTAATCAAGAAATGATTGCTTATTTTCATACTCGTTTTGTTCAAATACATTTGGTGCTGCAGCCTACTGTGTGGTTGCTGTTGAATCTGCTGGCAGGCAAATTCCAATTGCATTTCTGGAAAGAATTAAGGAAGACTTCAGCAGAAGATATGGTGGAGGGAAGGCTGCAACTGCTACTGCCAAGAGCCTGAATAGAGAATTTAAGTATATCTCACTCTTAAGTTTCTTCTCCTAGAATTATATCCTTCTGCATGGTGGTGTGCTTAGTTCATTGTACATGATAGGTCCAAATTGAAGGAGCATATGAAGTATTGTGTGGAACATCCTGAAGAGATCAGCAAACTTGCCAAAGTGAAGGCCCAAGTTTCTGAAGTCAAGGGTGTTATGAT
Coding sequences within it:
- the LOC107914847 gene encoding putative vesicle-associated membrane protein 726 — its product is MGQQTLIYSFVARGTVILAEYTEFTGNFTSIAGQCLQKLPTSNNKFTYNCDGHTFNYLVENGFTYCVVAVESAGRQIPIAFLERIKEDFSRRYGGGKAATATAKSLNREFKSKLKEHMKYCVEHPEEISKLAKVKAQVSEVKGVMMENIEKVLDRGEKIELLVDKTENLRSQAQDFRQQGTKIKRKMWIENMKMKLIVFGIVLALVLIIVLSICPGFKC